A genomic window from Pyricularia oryzae 70-15 chromosome 7, whole genome shotgun sequence includes:
- a CDS encoding isoamyl alcohol oxidase: protein MFLHNSEKMLVPLILAHVVPLLAAHVSAEDHHKREAPRCKAVPGAHEWPSEEQWQAFNTSLGGQLIRPTPPGAVCHPDQPSYNAERCAAVQTGGWQGFALHVNDPVSMMGNTWTNDSCLPDPSFPCSGSGYPVYVVNASAVEHVQLGVKFAKKHNIRLVVKATGHDYVGRSVAPNSLSIWTHHLTGMQHHSAGSFKPKCCSEDGAVHSGSAITVKAASRMQQVHEFASRFDEAVVGGSGSTVGVGGYLTGGGHSLLSTEYGLAADQVLELEIVTPTGDIKVLNECNNKELFWAMRGGGGSTFGIITSATLKTYPTPQISSLTVALFQNPALLDDQTAIWDLVAYILSEMPRLSKAGVSGYLYPVVNLTVPGFGVDGPITGFFGALTIPGGNNGSVANPWQPIDAYIQANWPGLFLSANQMGHYSSFWDWIQVHFDSNPVGDNGLAGSWLLDEQALTGSREKLKDAFQRFAVRGWATLHLVAGKGVRDGELRGGGNAVLPAWRRAYLHATCGMGFPPLNATAKAEAIKAVDQSVAALRDLAPDMGAYMNEANAYEPNFQRAFWGSNYDRLKTIKRDVDPDDVFWCHPCVGNERWKEVDGKLCRV from the exons ATGTTCTTGCATAATTCCGAGAAGATGCTTGTTCCGTTGATATTGGCCCACGTTGTGCCGTTGCTAGCAGCGCACGTCTCTGCTGAGGATCACCACAAGCGAGAAGCCCCGAGATGCAAAGCCGTGCCCGGCGCCCACGAGTGGCCATCCGAGGAGCAGTGGCAGGCATTCAACACCTCACTGGGCGGTCAACTGATTCGACCAACTCCTCCGGGTGCCGTCTGTCATCCAGACCAGCCCTCTTATAATGCCGAGCGTTGTGCTGCAGTCCAGACCGGCGGCTGGCAGGGCTTTGCACTCCACGTCAACGACCCGGTTTCCATGATGGGCAACACTTGGACCAACGACTCCTGCCTGCCGGATCCAAGCTTTCCATGCAGCGGAAGTGGATATCCAGTCTATGTTGTCAATGCATCGGCCGTTGAGCATGTCCAGCTTGGTGTCAAGTTTG CCAAAAAGCACAATATTCGACTGGTTGTCAAAGCAACAGGGCACGATTATGTCGGTCGGTCTGTGGCGCCAAACTCGCTGTCGATATGGACGCACCATTTGACAGGAATGCAACACCACTCTGCCGGGAGTTTCAAACCCAAGTGTTGCAGTGAAGATGGCGCCGTACACAGCGGCAGCGCCATAACCGTCAAGGCAGCATCTCGGATGCAACAGGTCCACGAGTTCGCCAGTAGGTTCGACGAGGCTGTCGTTGGGGGCAGCGGAAGCACAGTAGGTGTGGGCGGGTATCTGACTGGCGGCGGGCACTCTCTCTTGAGCACCGAGTATGGACTCGCCGCCGATCAGGTCCTCGAGTTGGAAATCGTGACTCCAACAGGAGATATAAAGGTGCTCAACGAGTGCAATAACAAAGAACTGTTTTGGGCGATGCGAGGA GGAGGAGGTTCGACCTTCGGCATCATCACTTCAGCCACCCTCAAAACATATCCAACGCCTCAGATCAGCTCCCTGACAGTTGCCCTGTTCCAAAACCCCGCCCTCCTAGACGACCAAACGGCCATCTGGGATCTAGTTGCATACATCTTGAGCGAGATGCCTCGACTGAGCAAGGCTGGAGTTTCTGGATACTTGTATCCCGTGGTCAATCTCACAGTCCCCGGGTTTGGTGTAGATGGACCAATAACGGGATTCTTTGGTGCCCTCACCATTCCGGGTGGGAACAATGGCAGCGTCGCTAACCCTTGGCAACCCATCGACGCCTACATTCAAGCTAACTGGCCTGGCTTGTTCCTGAGCGCCAACCAAATGGGACACTACAGTAGCTTCTGGGACTGGATCCAGGTTCACTTTGACTCCAACCCGGTGGGCGATAACGGGCTTGCAGGAAGCTGGCTCCTTGACGAACAAGCGCTCACTGGAAGCCGAGAGAAGCTCAAAGACGCCTTTCAGCGCTTTGCAGTTCGGGGATGGGCGACATTGCATCTGGTGGCCGGCAAGGGCGTTAGGGACGGAGAGCTTAGGGGCGGCGGAAACGCAGTCTTGCCAGCTTGGAGGAGGGCGTATCTCCATGCCA CTTGTGGAATGGGGTTCCCGCCGTTGAATGCGACTGCCAAAGCCGAGGCCATCAAAGCAGTCGACCAAAGTGTGGCGGCCTTGAGGGACCTCGCGCCGGACATGGGAGCGTACATGAACGAG GCAAATGCATACGAGCCCAACTTTCAGAGAGCTTTCTGGGGCTCAAACTATGATCGGCTAAAGACCATTAAGAGAGATGTTGATCCAGATGATGTCTTTTGGTGTCATCCATGTGTGGGGAATGAGCGCTGGAAGGAAGTGGATGGCAAACTCTGTCGCGTTTGA